In one window of Streptomyces griseus subsp. griseus DNA:
- a CDS encoding alpha/beta fold hydrolase has protein sequence METPTVRWRRLLPRTPGRWAAAVAALAVLVGGGTWTAVADDGPPAVQREDRMLRPGGVPIDTSYFTAGGSGKRPAVLIGHGFGGSKNDVRAQAEKLAADGYAVLTWSARGFGKSGGAISLNDPEGEVKDVSGLIDWLAERPEVELDGKGDPRVGLTGASYGGAVSLLAAGYDQRVDAIAPVITYWNLADALFPDGVFKKLWAGIFVTSGGGCEKFEKRLCEMYERVAVSGKPDAEAVRLLTERSPSAVADRIKVPSLLLQGQSDSLFPLGHADAMQKAISANGAPVSVDWISGGHDGGDNETSRVEGRVGAWFDRYLKEETGTDTGPAFRVTRTGGIDSTDGAALKRGASSDTYPGLRSGGREIALAEGTKTFRNPAGSAPPAISAVPGVGGGLSQLSSLGVGLSLDFPGQSGRFESAPLATSVRVTGTPTVRVTVKATEGRDAVLFGKVYDVSPDGRQQVLPSQLVAPYRITPDQQGKPVELALPAVDHEFDAGHRMRLVFSATDLGYASPAEPATYNVTLDGPLTVPTAPAVATAAATLPWWTWGLPAAALVIAAALLLTARRRTATPAPDPELTDVPLQITGLSKKYAKSVDRYAVRELSFRVEKGQVLGLLGPNGAGKTTTLRMLMGLITPDEGGIRVFGQAIRPGAPVLSRVGAFVEGAGFLPHLSGRANLDLYWQATGRPTEDARIEEALEIAGLGDALARAVRTYSQGMRQRLAIAQAMLGMPDLLILDEPTNGLDPPQIREMRDVMIRYAAGGRTVIVSSHLLSEVEQSCTHLVVMDRGRLVQAGPVAEITGSGDTILVTTAEEVSEPLAEKVAALPGIGSAVRTDDGRGLLVRLDGATTSRLVADLVRLDVPVTGVGPHRRLEDAFLTLISGGAA, from the coding sequence GTTCCGGTAAGCGGCCCGCCGTGCTCATCGGCCACGGTTTCGGCGGCAGCAAGAACGACGTGCGGGCCCAGGCCGAGAAGCTGGCCGCCGACGGATACGCGGTGCTGACCTGGTCGGCACGCGGGTTCGGCAAGTCCGGCGGGGCGATCTCCCTGAACGACCCCGAAGGCGAGGTCAAGGACGTCTCCGGACTCATCGACTGGCTGGCGGAGCGCCCCGAGGTGGAGCTGGACGGGAAGGGCGATCCCCGGGTCGGCCTCACCGGCGCCTCCTACGGCGGGGCCGTCTCCCTGCTCGCCGCCGGGTACGACCAGCGGGTCGACGCCATCGCGCCCGTGATCACGTACTGGAACCTGGCCGACGCCCTCTTCCCCGACGGGGTCTTCAAGAAGCTCTGGGCCGGGATCTTCGTGACCTCCGGCGGGGGTTGCGAGAAGTTCGAGAAGCGGCTCTGCGAGATGTACGAGCGCGTCGCGGTCAGCGGCAAGCCCGACGCCGAGGCGGTGCGGCTGCTCACCGAGCGTTCGCCGTCCGCCGTCGCCGACCGCATCAAGGTGCCCTCGCTCCTCCTCCAGGGCCAGTCCGACTCCCTCTTCCCGCTCGGCCACGCCGACGCCATGCAGAAGGCGATCAGCGCCAACGGCGCGCCCGTCTCCGTCGACTGGATCTCCGGCGGCCACGACGGCGGCGACAACGAGACGAGCCGGGTCGAGGGGCGCGTCGGCGCTTGGTTCGACCGGTACCTGAAGGAGGAGACCGGCACCGACACCGGTCCCGCCTTCCGTGTCACCCGTACCGGAGGCATCGACTCCACCGACGGTGCCGCCCTCAAGCGCGGCGCGAGCAGCGACACCTACCCGGGGCTGCGCAGCGGCGGCAGGGAGATCGCGCTCGCGGAGGGGACGAAGACCTTCCGCAACCCCGCCGGCTCCGCTCCGCCCGCCATCTCCGCCGTCCCCGGCGTCGGCGGCGGCCTCTCCCAGCTCTCCTCGCTCGGCGTCGGCCTCTCCCTCGACTTCCCCGGGCAGTCCGGCCGCTTCGAGTCGGCCCCGCTGGCCACCTCCGTACGCGTCACCGGCACCCCCACCGTCCGCGTGACCGTCAAGGCCACCGAGGGCCGGGACGCGGTGCTCTTCGGCAAGGTGTACGACGTGTCGCCGGACGGCAGGCAGCAGGTGCTGCCCTCCCAGCTCGTCGCCCCCTACCGGATCACCCCCGACCAGCAGGGCAAGCCGGTGGAGCTGGCCCTGCCCGCCGTGGACCACGAGTTCGACGCCGGGCACCGGATGCGGCTGGTCTTCTCCGCGACCGACCTCGGGTACGCGTCCCCGGCCGAGCCCGCGACGTACAACGTCACCCTCGACGGACCCCTGACCGTCCCCACCGCACCCGCTGTCGCCACCGCCGCGGCCACCCTCCCGTGGTGGACCTGGGGCCTCCCGGCCGCCGCCCTCGTCATCGCGGCCGCCCTCCTGCTCACCGCGCGCCGCCGCACCGCGACGCCCGCGCCCGACCCCGAACTCACCGACGTACCGCTCCAGATCACCGGCCTCTCGAAGAAGTACGCGAAGTCCGTCGACCGGTACGCCGTGCGTGAGCTGTCCTTCCGCGTCGAGAAGGGCCAGGTGCTGGGACTCCTCGGCCCCAACGGCGCCGGCAAGACGACCACCCTGCGCATGCTGATGGGGCTCATCACCCCCGACGAGGGCGGGATCCGCGTCTTCGGGCAGGCCATCCGCCCCGGCGCCCCGGTCCTCTCCCGGGTGGGCGCCTTCGTCGAGGGCGCGGGCTTCCTGCCGCACCTCTCCGGACGCGCCAACCTGGACCTGTACTGGCAGGCCACCGGCCGCCCCACCGAGGACGCCCGTATCGAGGAGGCCCTGGAGATCGCCGGGCTCGGCGACGCGCTCGCCCGTGCCGTGCGGACGTACTCCCAGGGCATGCGGCAGCGGCTCGCCATCGCGCAGGCCATGCTCGGCATGCCGGACCTCCTCATCCTCGACGAGCCGACCAACGGGCTGGACCCGCCCCAGATCCGCGAGATGCGGGACGTGATGATCCGTTACGCGGCCGGGGGCCGGACCGTCATCGTCTCCAGCCACCTCCTCTCCGAGGTGGAGCAGTCCTGCACCCACCTGGTCGTCATGGACCGGGGCCGGCTCGTGCAGGCCGGACCGGTCGCCGAGATCACCGGTTCCGGCGACACGATCCTGGTGACCACGGCGGAGGAGGTGTCCGAGCCGCTCGCGGAGAAGGTCGCCGCCCTGCCCGGCATCGGCTCCGCCGTCCGTACCGACGACGGGCGCGGGCTCCTCGTCCGCCTCGACGGGGCCACCACCTCCCGCCTCGTCGCCGACCTGGTCCGCCTCGACGTCCCGGTCACCGGCGTCGGCCCGCACCGCCGCCTGGAGGACGCCTTCCTCACCCTGATCTCCGGAGGAGCAGCATGA